The nucleotide window gctgtttttttccttcctcctctggtgGTTGAGGACAGACAATGAATTTGGTCTCTGTGCTCGCCCGGGCTCAGCTGGGTAGTGACTATTATGCCATTGTGCTCACTGGGGAGGGCTGCCGGTTTGGTGGTACTGTGGATCCCGGCCTGCCCTGACAttgccattctcttttctttcagttccACCATCCCATTAGGAGGAAAGCTGCTGTTCAGTCCATGAAGACGTGTGCCGCAGGAGTAAGAGACACTCCCAAAGAGGTGGcgaatgaaagataaaattaaagacCTTTGAAAGGCATCTAAATCTGCGGTGACCATAAACTTGCTTCTCTTTGAACTGGTGGTAGAAAGTGTTGCTTTAATGTCTAGAATTAGTTTCATGTTGGCTTTTCAGAAACCCAGCcttttttaggcttttttttttttaaaggtccttAAGTTCTCCATGTAGAAAGAGTAGCCGGTTTGAAAAAGTTAACAGGACCCATTCTTAGAGGAGGTTATCGCCTTTCCTTAGGAGCTAACTGATGCACCTAGCAGGAAGGAATATGTATTCTTTCTTCCAGGGAAGAGTCTGGGagctctctcctgcttcctgtcCTTATGGGGTTGCTGTCCGTGGCAACTAGTAAGGTCTCCATCAGAAATCATGGCACTACATGTGCATTATAAGCCCAGTTGATTTCAGgagtttggtgggtttttttaaattaagtctttaaatatCTCTGTAGATATTGAAGAAATGGTGGTCATCATCACCGTTGTCTAGCTTCCACTAGGCTTACTCCAAGCCCAATCATGTACGAGACGAGAGAGAATCACAAAGTTCCTCCACAGATGGCCAAGTGGGGAATGAGCAGCGATGAGAGTCCCCTGCATACTTACCGCGGAGTCTGTGCAGCCGAATGATGTATTCACGTGAAGCTGGGCCTGGCAAAGGATGGCCCACGGCTTGTTTTTGTTCCTACCTGGGAGCTAAGAATGGTGTTTCCATTGTCAAAGGGttgtttttgaatttatttatttttaaatttatttatttgtaaagattttatctatttgagagagaaagagcatgaactgGGGGAGTGacgggcagagagtgagggagaaacagactccccactgagcagggagcctgatgcagggttggatcccaggtccccgagatcatgacatgagccgaaggcagacatttaaccgagtgggccacccaggcatcccgggttgtttttaaattaaaaaaaaaaaaaaaaaaaagaatatgaagagtGTGTGACAGAGACTATATGTGGCCTACAAGCCCCAAATACTTACTGTTTGGCCCTTTACACAAAAATTTTGCTGGTATAAAATACCAGAAGTAATGCTGGAAAAAGCAAACCAAGAATTATAAAGCTGCATGCAAACCGCTACTCCTTTAGACATATTTTTCTAgaccttctttcatttcctttctgagaATTTGCTTAATTTGTCGTTCATTCTCAGGAACTACTTTCAACTGAATATCTGTAGGATTTTAGGAATCTTAAAATACTTACAGTGTAAAAAACTATGATAGACAGGTTTtggaatttggggagggggaataATAGAGCCAGGGGTAAATGAGCATATGCGACACATAGCTCCCGGGCTCTTAACTTGCCGGAGGCTGGTGGCGGATTTGCTCAGAAGTGTCCCAGCGGCCAAAACAGGAAGCACTATCAGAATAAAATCGATGTCAGAGATGCCTGTATTCCATCATTAAGATAAACTCAGCTTTCTTTAACAGCCTGGGTCTTGGAAGCGTCCAGTGCCTTAGCTGACTAGGTGGTCTGCTTACATAGGTCACTGGCACACCAGGCTGAATCCGAGCTGCTTGTGCTCCAAACCCTGGAACTGGCTTTCTTCAGCCCACTGTCCTGGCTTCCTTCTCGCAGAAGCAGTCTGGGCACGCCTTGTGTGATCTCTGAGACCGCGTAACATGGTGGCCCTTTTGGCAAGTTATTTGTCAAATCAAAGGCATAAATAAGTAGCCTCTCCTCAGATTAGCTCTCCGTGCCCCCTTTTAATCACAGCCATTGACATTTGAGCAGCCTGGTGAACGTGATGAATTACACCAGAGCCTCTTAAGCAGTCGCCTACTTGATGGCACGTGCCTACACTTCCAGCTCTGCAAAGTGCAACCTCTCCTAAGCCATCTTGCACATTTTCAGAATACTGGTACAAAGACTTTTAAAGCCAGGCTGGATTTTCCCAGTTATAAATAAGAGCAGGATTTCCCAAGGTCTGCAGTCGTGTTCGGTGATGATAAAGTTTATGGCATCTTTGAGGCTGAAGCCAGACCTTCCCAGTTCAGgataattaatatttacattgATCTGGTTCTAAGTACGTTTTACGAGACATTGAAGTCTGGATTCAAAACTGAATTTCCAGAAGACACACAGATGCCCTGTAGACTTTTCAAATTCAATTCCTGTGCTACTTGTTAATCTCTAAAACAAATTTGATTAAGACACACATTAAAGTTCACTTTAATGGCATTATGTGCTGCAGGCTCTTAGAAAAATGCTTAGATTTCAGTGATAACAGATATGAAACCGGTCTGGAATGAATTAGCCGCTTAACAGCCACACCTGTAAGTACTGACATCTACCGTAATTTCGTTTGTGCAGTGTTACTTCTCTGGGTGGTTAACCCCTTAATTGTattgacttttgtttttcttcagtagCTTGTAAAGCACATAGGCAGTTAGCCAGGTTTGCAGATAATGGCTCACGTTTTAAACCTTTAAATTGTAGTTTTGTAAGTATTGCGAACTTAATTTACACTTACATTTTCACTGCATGGATTAGCTTTTTTCCAGTTCACACTCACTGCGTGTGTGTATTCTTGAATTTAGAACAGGGAATAAGAAGTGTGGGCTGTGTTTAAGATATATTTACAGAAGATCAGGCCAGCCCTCTTAGAAATAGCCTGTTGGAAAGCctattgtatttaaaaagaaagtgaatggTTCTCTTTAGGCTAAATCTTAAAAGATGTGGTCAATTTAACAGCGCAGTTTTCCACATTAACCATAGCAGAACATCTGATAGAGATTACAAAATAAGTCAAGTTTATTTCTTAAGgcttagagatttttaaattctgcccTCTCATgaagtgaaggaggaaaaaacaggCCTCCTTCTGTATCTGATTTCCCAGAGTGTCAACATCCAAGTAGCTGTTGGCTCAGCACCACATTGTGTTAGTGGTTTCATCTCACGGATGCTTCCGTTCTCGTGCATTTTAggatactgcttttttttttttaattttaacttttttaagttatccctgcactcagtgtggagtttgaatgcatgaccctgagatcaggagttgcatgctctagagaatgagccagccagatgccccaggatgttttgtttaactttctttttttaagtatatccTGACATGCCATGGCATTTTAGTAGCTCTGAACTcctgagcaggaaagagaaaaaattgttttaagtagCTCACAGAAGATATCGCTGCAGATTAAACTTTATCTTTAGGTATCTTCTGCCACGTCAGTACATCACAAGCAGGTAGGCGGGGGCGAAAGGAGTAAATCCTGGCCGAGCAGGGCTGCTGAGCAAAGGCGTTCTATGCAGGCGATTGGTGGAGAGTCTCCAGGGAATAGTTTCTCCTGCAATGATGCAGAGTGCTTAGGCACGAAGAGCCATATATTATTAGTTCCTGTtctgtattaatatttttaataccgGTCCTAGCCACTAACTGTATGGTGCTTTCCAGTCTTTACTTCCAATAGGTAaacaaatacttgaaaaatgCAGTGTCCTTTGAGCCACTTAATCATACCTAAGGGGACCCCTCCCAGGTGCCAGGGCCCTGTAGCGTATGTTGGGTGAAGACCAGGCGTGGTGTTCAGAAGAGCCAGCCTCTGAGGGGCTGCTCTGTAAACCCTGAAGTAGCCACAAGTGTCCCCCACGTGCACTGACTAGATGTTTGCACTGTGCTTGTTCTTTCCTAGTTTCAGCGCCCACTTGGACTTCCACAACCAGAGATGACAGCAAAggtaagttgttgttgttgttgttgttgttgttgtttttaaagttttgttgtttttttttttaactcatgagCAAAGGGTAAATTTTAGCCATTAGGGTCTTGGTATTTTCATCCCATGACGGAGAAgaccaaagaaacaaatacatcCAGAAGGGAAAAGTAAAAGCACCAGTGGGTTGCTAGCAATCAGGTTGCTAGACAGCTGTTGTCCAGCTACTGAGAGTGGCCCAGACCAGCAGATGTTTAGGGGGGTAGTGAGGGAGGGACCAGAGAACATTAGTCCATGTGGTTCTTGGAACTAGGCGCTAGGTTCCAGTGGGTAGAGAGGCCCAAGGTGGTTGATTTCCATATCTCTCCATGCATCTTACCTAAAAATGATAATCATTAGCCTCTGTCCCCATTTTATTGTGGCCATAACGTTAAACTGAGTCCTGTGCGTACCTTATGCACATGCACGTCGTGTCCGTTGTGGGCATGGACTTGTCCTGCGTCCTCTTTGGCCCAGTGGTAGCATCCTGACGTAGAGTCAGTATTTACTAGATACTCCGTAGAAAACGTGTTGTTTAGCCAATTCAGTACTTGAGGGTTCTCTTGAGGAAGGATTGTGTGGCATCTGGCTTCCACCTCCCTTTATTCTGTAGGTGGCGTCCTGGAAAGCTGCTGAGCCTTGGTCTTTTCATCCAGTCTATGCAAGGTACTGGCGCCATTATCACCAGGCCATGGCCTGGATGCGGAGCCACCACAGCGCCTACAGGAAGGCGGTGGAATCTTACTGCAGTTACCCGTGGGCCTTCCCTCCTGCAGCTCTTCCCCAGAGCCCTCCCACGAACAAGGCCAAGCCTCAGCCCTCTCGTGACCATCACCCGGCCTCCACGGACTCGCACTGCATTTCTTCACCTTCTAGAAGGTCCGGGCAGCATCCAGCAGCTCGCCCCAGAGAACACCAAGCTTGGCCTgccgaggaggaggaggcggcggagTCCGAGTCAGACGGGGGTGTGGAGTGCGACCTGAGCAACATGGAGATCACAGAGGAGCTGCGCCAGTACTTCGCCCAGACCGAGAGGCACCGGGAAGAGCGACGTAAGTGTGCCCCCCCCCGGGCGCTTCCTTTCCTCGCCCTGCCTCTCGCACTGCCTTCTTTCCTCGAGTTATTTTGTAACTTCCTACCAAACCACATCCAGTCCCACCTCAGCTCTGTCAGCTTCCAGAGGTATTTTCagacaggactttttttttagcTCTAGAACAAGACTTGTCCCAGTGGTACCTCTGCCGTCTACTGAGTAGCAGACCGCAAATCGGGGGGTGTGCACGGGGGTGTGCCTGTGTTCCCTTATCTACCCCCAGCCCCTCAGGGCCATGCcacccatttcacaaatgaagcaAGTGACCTTTCAGAAGGTCCACTGACTTACTCCATGGTACACAGCTAGTAACGAGCTTTTGGGGTTCAAATCGAGGTCTGTCTGACTCCCAGTTCCTGTGCTGCTTCCTCTAGCACAAACTTAGGGATTAGGTTTTGTCCCTGAGActgctaggttttttttttaaaatactgctgtCACCTCACCCCTACACAGTTCTGAGACTTACCTTGCTAGCGAGCTACCAGGCCTTAGTTTTTAAGCGGCATCAGAGCAGAGGTCGGTGTGAACCTAAACAGCCACAAAATGTCTGGGACTCAAACCTTTCTGGTCCGATCCCACATCGAAGCAGTCTGCTGTTAAGGTTATAGAAACATGATaatgcttttccctcttccatggCAAAGcaggaatttccttttttttttttttttttttaataatttcttaccAAGTTCCTACAAAGAACTAGAACTATGAAAATTCACCAGACTGTTTACATTTGAAGTGTCTCAAACAGATACACAAGTGCTTTTCTCCTTATAACCAGTATCTAGTCTCAATATTGTTTTTATTGAGTTCTAATTATATGATATTTTACTtagaatgtttttaataaatagaaagaaacaaGATAAACAGAAACATGGAAGTCTGGGGATGGCCAAGATGGGGTTCCATTTTTGATTGATCTGTGTTTTCCTAATGATGGGCTGATCGATCCCTGCAGGGTGCCAGGAACTGTGAGGTGGGCTTTGTATGAGGTATCGTGCCTTTTAGTGTCTGAAAAGTATACAGTGATGAAGGAGAGGAGGTGTTCCAGCATGTCCACGTTCGGCTGGAATGCTGTTTTTTTATAGCTTTGGAAAAAATATGATGGAtgtggggtttctttctttcgTCCTTACTAGAGGGTAAAATAACATGTTTCCCTCCACAGATTGATATGTATATGATAGCAGTTCTAATTAGGGACGGAAGCAAACCCCAATCATCCAAAAAGCCATTTTGAATTATCtgctcatttaaaataaacttgataCATAGTTATTCAATAAAGAATAGATgtgatgataatgaaaacaaagtaacaaaatgTGTCTTTCTGACGTCAGCAGTACAGTTACAGATATGGCTAAGAACCTTGGTCAGGTAGAATTCtaggtaagtttaaaaaaaaaaaaaagtcctaaaaattACCTGCTAAGTTGTGCCTGACACTTAATACTggttttgaatgagtgaatgattttGGTATTAATTATGACCCTTAAATCAGGGTTTTCAAGTATCCCATAAAGTGCTAAGCTTGCTGTGCTTGTGCAGGACATTTTACAAAGTGAGTTAGGCTTTGATGAACTTTGTATTTGGTTTTATATTATTCCCATATCCGCTGAGTTGACCTCAAGGCTCCAGATTGCACTGTTGTCATCACTGTGGCGGGTTGAATTTTGTTCCCTAAAAGAAAGATCTGTTGGAGTCCTAACCTTCCCCCACTCCAGCCTCAGGATGTGCCCTCATGTGGAAATAGAGTCTCTACGGAGGTAACCAAGTTAACATGAGATCTTTAGGGTGGGCCCTTATCCAGTACAACTAGTGCCCTTCGAAAAGGAAACATGTGCACGCAGAGGTAGACATGCACCCAGGGAGAAGGCCACAGGAAGCCTGGAGTTCTGCCGCTGGAAGCTAACAGAGAGGCCTGGACCAGATCTTCCCTAGCGGCTTCAGAAGGGGCACGGCCCTGCTGCCCATGCCTTGacctcagacttctggcctccacacCTGTGAGATGAGAAATTTCTGTTAtgctaagccacccagtttgtggtgctttgttacagcagccctaggaaactaatgcaaTCCCCCTGTGAGAATTTTCTTTGTCCCAACATGCAGTCTGCGAGTGGGACATGAAGTAAACTACACAGGTCTGCCCATCCCTTTGGAGAAACTGTTACTTACTTGTTTTACCATGATGTAGACAGCAACCAATAAAAAAGGGAATTTTGTGAAAACCCATACAGCCTTCATCTTCATCTGTTATCATTAATAACAGTATACTGAGCGAGCTGTGGCGGAAGCGCTCACGTTAGAGTCCCACCCGCCCCCGCCACTCATCAGTTAGAGGCACTTAGCTTGTGGGTCACCTATCCTGGTCAGACTGTGCCTCAGTCACCTGACCTGTGAAAGGGGATCCTAATCAGTAGAGTGGTAATTATGAAGATTCAGTGAGATAAAAAACAATAAGTGAGAGAACCATGCTTGGCACGAAGTCAGTGCCCAAGAAATGTTAGTTAGGGTTAGTTGCTGATAACTCATCCTTTAGTGTGTGTCATTAACCAAATACGGATTTTACTCCGATGCTTTGTTAATTAGCGCTTGACTGAgagtttgcatattttttttttaaagattttatttatttattgacagacatagatcacaagtaggcagagaggcaaggcagagagagaggaagggaagcaggctccctgctgagcagagagtcagacgtggggcttgatcccaggaccctgggatcatgacctgagccgaaggcagaggccttaacccactgagccacccaggcgccccgagggttTGCATATTTTTAGTAAAGATGTTCTGTGGCTTCAAAACAAAGTCATTTCTGCTCTACACTTTCTAAATTCTTAAATTGACTTAgagtctttaaaaaggaaaagaattaaagtTTTGGTGTCGATCCTATTTAGTCATTAACATAGTTTCATCAAAGTAGTCATTAACACAACTTTTAGTCCATTTCAAGGACATTCTTGCCTGATGTAACAATATAGGAAAATGCATGGAAAAACCCACTTCCATATTACTAATAACAGCACTAAACACACCGAGCTTCTGCTTCTTCGTGCATTGTAAATGTGTAGTTGTAGCATAATTGAAAACTGCTTGTCTTAGGGTCTCCGCAATGCTTTTGTGTCCTGCAGTCTGCCCTGGAAATATTACCAGGTCTTTGGGAGAAGAGGAGATGGTCTGGCAAGGGCGAGAACATGCTGTGGGGTCAGAGTCTGATCTGACTAGTAAAGACTTAGAAGCTCCTGGGGCCTGACCCTGTACCACCAAAAACAATGGGAATTATATTTTTCACCAGCGCTTTCGG belongs to Lutra lutra chromosome X, mLutLut1.2, whole genome shotgun sequence and includes:
- the GEMIN8 gene encoding gem-associated protein 8 isoform X2, producing MKTCAAGVRDTPKEFQRPLGLPQPEMTAKVASWKAAEPWSFHPVYARYWRHYHQAMAWMRSHHSAYRKAVESYCSYPWAFPPAALPQSPPTNKAKPQPSRDHHPASTDSHCISSPSRRSGQHPAARPREHQAWPAEEEEAAESESDGGVECDLSNMEITEELRQYFAQTERHREERRRQQQLDAQRLDDYVNADHDLYYSTHRSVHPPSERPGERRQAEMKRLYGDNAAKIQAMEAAVQLSFDKHCDRKQPKYWPVIPLKF
- the GEMIN8 gene encoding gem-associated protein 8 isoform X1, translating into MKTCAAGVRDTPKEPLTFEQPGERDELHQSLLSSRLLDGTCLHFQLCKVQPLLSHLFQRPLGLPQPEMTAKVASWKAAEPWSFHPVYARYWRHYHQAMAWMRSHHSAYRKAVESYCSYPWAFPPAALPQSPPTNKAKPQPSRDHHPASTDSHCISSPSRRSGQHPAARPREHQAWPAEEEEAAESESDGGVECDLSNMEITEELRQYFAQTERHREERRRQQQLDAQRLDDYVNADHDLYYSTHRSVHPPSERPGERRQAEMKRLYGDNAAKIQAMEAAVQLSFDKHCDRKQPKYWPVIPLKF
- the GEMIN8 gene encoding gem-associated protein 8 isoform X3; translation: MTAKVASWKAAEPWSFHPVYARYWRHYHQAMAWMRSHHSAYRKAVESYCSYPWAFPPAALPQSPPTNKAKPQPSRDHHPASTDSHCISSPSRRSGQHPAARPREHQAWPAEEEEAAESESDGGVECDLSNMEITEELRQYFAQTERHREERRRQQQLDAQRLDDYVNADHDLYYSTHRSVHPPSERPGERRQAEMKRLYGDNAAKIQAMEAAVQLSFDKHCDRKQPKYWPVIPLKF